In one window of Gudongella oleilytica DNA:
- a CDS encoding fumarate hydratase translates to MREIDVQKITDEIERLSIESNYYLPLDVKKALEDFLEKEESPLGRDTLLDILKNQEIARTNHVPICQDTGLAVVFLELGQDVRLAGGSLNEAINEGVRRGYEKGYLRKSAVDDPFFERKNTKDNTPAIIHTKIVPGENIKIIFAPKGGGSENMSALAMLKPSDGIQGIKKFVLDTVDKAGSNPCPPIIVGIGIGGTIEKTTLIAKEALLRKVGEHHSNPIVAKLEEELLEEINDLGIGPQGFGGRTTALAVHIETFPAHIASMPVAINIQCHVARHKEAVI, encoded by the coding sequence ATGAGGGAAATAGACGTTCAAAAAATAACAGATGAAATAGAAAGATTATCAATTGAATCCAATTACTACCTTCCTCTTGATGTCAAAAAGGCACTTGAGGATTTTCTTGAGAAAGAGGAGTCGCCTCTGGGAAGGGATACACTTCTGGATATCCTTAAAAACCAGGAGATTGCAAGGACCAACCATGTACCAATATGTCAGGACACAGGCCTGGCAGTTGTATTTTTGGAGCTTGGCCAGGATGTAAGATTGGCAGGAGGCTCCCTTAATGAGGCTATTAATGAGGGAGTAAGGAGAGGATATGAGAAGGGTTATCTTAGAAAATCTGCTGTTGACGATCCCTTCTTTGAGAGAAAGAATACAAAGGATAACACTCCTGCAATAATCCATACAAAGATCGTTCCCGGAGAAAATATAAAGATAATATTCGCACCAAAGGGCGGAGGCAGCGAAAACATGAGCGCATTGGCAATGCTCAAGCCTTCAGATGGTATACAGGGTATTAAAAAATTCGTACTTGATACAGTAGATAAAGCTGGCTCAAATCCTTGTCCTCCAATAATTGTAGGTATAGGTATCGGCGGAACTATAGAAAAGACGACCCTTATTGCAAAGGAAGCCTTGCTTAGAAAAGTTGGTGAGCATCATTCAAATCCTATCGTAGCAAAGCTTGAAGAGGAGCTGCTTGAGGAAATCAATGATTTGGGGATCGGACCTCAGGGGTTTGGAGGGAGAACAACGGCGTTGGCAGTCCACATAGAAACCTTCCCAGCTCATATTGCAAGCATGCCAGTTGCTATAAATATCCAGTGTCATGTTGCCAGACACAAGGAAGCTGTTATTTAA
- a CDS encoding NAD(P)-dependent malic enzyme, translated as MMSLRDDALKLHKDNKGKLNVQSKVPVTDKASLSLAYTPGVAEPCKEIHKNIDDVYEYTSKGNMVAVVSDGTAVLGLGDIGPYAALPVMEGKAVLFKEFGGVDAFPICVNTKDPDEIVNLVCMIEPAFGGINLEDISAPRCFEIENKLKEKLNIPIFHDDQHGTAIIVLAGLKNALRLTGKKMEDLVVVINGVGAAGVAIAKIILNIGVKDMLLVDSKGIIYKGRKDGMNWAKEEMAEVTNKDLRTGGLAEAMKDADVFIGVSQANIVTEEMVKTMNKDAIIFAMANPVPEIDPDLAKKAGARVVGTGRSDYPNQINNVLAFPGVFRGTFDVRAKEINEAMKIAAANALAELIADDELKEDYIIPNPFDKRVRPAIAEAVAKAARETGAARI; from the coding sequence ATCATGTCACTAAGAGACGACGCATTGAAGCTACACAAGGACAATAAAGGCAAGCTGAACGTACAGAGCAAGGTTCCGGTTACAGATAAAGCAAGTCTAAGTCTTGCCTATACACCAGGAGTTGCTGAACCATGCAAGGAGATACATAAAAATATAGATGACGTATACGAATATACATCAAAAGGGAACATGGTAGCGGTAGTATCAGATGGAACTGCAGTTTTGGGACTGGGCGATATAGGTCCCTACGCAGCTCTACCAGTCATGGAAGGCAAGGCTGTTCTATTCAAGGAGTTTGGTGGTGTGGATGCCTTTCCAATTTGTGTGAATACTAAGGATCCGGACGAGATCGTTAACCTTGTGTGCATGATCGAGCCAGCCTTTGGAGGAATAAATCTCGAGGATATTTCTGCACCAAGATGCTTTGAGATAGAAAATAAACTGAAGGAAAAACTGAATATACCCATATTTCACGACGATCAGCATGGTACAGCTATTATAGTTCTCGCCGGACTTAAGAATGCCTTAAGATTAACAGGTAAGAAGATGGAGGACCTTGTAGTAGTAATAAACGGAGTTGGAGCAGCAGGAGTCGCCATAGCCAAGATAATTCTTAACATAGGCGTAAAAGATATGCTCCTCGTAGACAGCAAGGGGATAATCTATAAGGGAAGAAAAGACGGGATGAATTGGGCCAAGGAAGAAATGGCAGAAGTTACCAATAAGGATTTAAGGACTGGCGGTTTAGCTGAGGCAATGAAGGATGCCGATGTTTTCATAGGGGTATCTCAGGCTAATATTGTTACTGAAGAAATGGTGAAGACTATGAATAAGGATGCGATAATATTCGCGATGGCGAATCCGGTTCCTGAGATAGACCCTGATCTGGCGAAAAAAGCCGGTGCGAGAGTAGTTGGAACTGGACGATCTGATTATCCAAATCAGATAAACAATGTCCTAGCATTTCCGGGAGTATTCAGAGGGACTTTCGACGTTAGAGCAAAAGAGATCAACGAGGCTATGAAGATAGCGGCAGCTAACGCTCTGGCAGAGCTTATTGCGGATGATGAGCTAAAGGAAGATTATATAATCCCTAATCCCTTTGATAAGCGTGTAAGACCTGCAATCGCAGAGGCAGTAGCCAAAGCTGCAAGAGAGACCGGAGCAGCAAGGATCTAA
- a CDS encoding Fe-S-containing hydro-lyase: protein MAKIINTPLTDETAKTLRAGDRVLLNGIIYTGRDAAHKRLVEMLDKGEELPMDIKDQTIYYVGPCPAKPGQAIGSAGPTTSGRMDAYTPQLMDAGLKGMIGKGLRSKAVVDSIIKHNGVYFAAIGGAGALLAEAIKEAEVIAFPDLGAEAIYKLRVENFPVTVIIDSEGNDLYKSGKELYKK from the coding sequence ATGGCTAAAATTATAAATACTCCATTGACAGACGAGACGGCTAAAACCTTGAGGGCTGGCGACAGGGTCTTACTTAATGGGATCATCTATACGGGAAGAGATGCAGCACATAAAAGACTGGTAGAAATGCTCGACAAAGGTGAAGAGCTTCCAATGGATATAAAGGATCAGACTATTTATTATGTGGGACCATGTCCGGCTAAACCTGGACAAGCTATTGGATCAGCTGGGCCAACCACCAGCGGGAGGATGGACGCATATACTCCTCAGCTTATGGATGCAGGGTTGAAAGGTATGATCGGTAAAGGACTAAGAAGCAAAGCTGTAGTCGACTCCATAATAAAGCATAATGGAGTTTATTTTGCTGCCATTGGAGGAGCAGGGGCGCTGTTGGCCGAGGCAATTAAGGAGGCTGAGGTAATAGCCTTTCCGGATCTGGGTGCTGAAGCTATATATAAGCTTAGGGTAGAGAATTTTCCTGTAACTGTAATTATTGACAGTGAAGGAAATGACCTTTATAAGTCAGGAAAAGAACTATATAAAAAATAG
- the trpS gene encoding tryptophan--tRNA ligase: MNKKIVFSGVQPSGSLTIGNYIGALKNFVELQDEYECYYCIVDLHAVTVPQIPKDLRSHSLDVLSLYLAVGIDPQKSTLFIQSHVPAHAELGWILNTITYMGQLNRMTQFKEKSKKSDENLNAGLFTYPVLMAADILLYQSDFVPVGEDQKQHLELARDLAERFNSRYSDTFVVPEPLIKEFGARIMSLQDPESKMSKSDRDENAFILMLDNKDAIRRKIRRAVTDSLGIVAYSDQQPGLKNLLNIYSVLSDKSVDSIVANYDGKGYGEFKDDLADVVIQALSPIQERYKEYRQDKAFLESIYREGADKAEAFAAKTLRKVYKKIGFIPRI, encoded by the coding sequence ATGAACAAAAAAATCGTATTTAGTGGAGTTCAACCCTCAGGATCACTGACCATAGGAAATTATATCGGGGCTTTGAAAAATTTCGTCGAGCTTCAGGATGAGTATGAGTGTTATTATTGTATAGTTGATCTTCATGCTGTTACTGTTCCGCAGATCCCAAAGGATTTAAGATCACATTCCCTTGATGTTCTGTCACTATACCTGGCTGTAGGTATTGATCCCCAAAAGTCGACTCTTTTTATCCAGTCACATGTTCCTGCCCATGCAGAGCTTGGCTGGATATTGAACACCATAACCTATATGGGACAGCTTAACAGGATGACTCAGTTCAAGGAGAAATCCAAGAAGTCCGATGAAAACCTAAATGCTGGCTTATTTACCTATCCAGTGCTGATGGCTGCTGATATTCTCCTTTATCAAAGTGACTTCGTTCCTGTAGGAGAGGATCAAAAACAACATCTTGAGCTTGCAAGGGATCTTGCAGAGAGATTCAACAGCAGATATAGCGATACCTTCGTTGTGCCTGAGCCGCTTATAAAGGAATTTGGAGCCAGAATAATGAGCCTTCAGGACCCTGAGTCTAAAATGAGCAAGTCCGACAGGGATGAAAATGCATTTATACTGATGCTTGATAACAAGGATGCCATAAGGAGAAAGATAAGGAGAGCGGTTACTGATTCATTGGGGATAGTTGCTTATAGCGACCAACAGCCAGGCTTGAAGAATCTTCTAAATATCTACTCAGTACTATCTGATAAATCAGTGGATAGTATCGTAGCAAACTATGATGGGAAGGGATATGGAGAATTTAAGGATGACTTGGCGGACGTAGTGATACAGGCTCTGTCTCCTATCCAGGAAAGATATAAGGAGTACAGGCAGGATAAGGCATTTCTTGAAAGCATATACAGAGAGGGAGCTGATAAGGCTGAAGCTTTTGCGGCCAAAACTCTCAGGAAAGTATATAAAAAAATTGGGTTTATCCCACGCATATAA
- a CDS encoding Ldh family oxidoreductase — protein MEQPILYDLSTLNDFCIEVLTKAGVKLEEAEIISETLLFAELRNIKSHGIVRLPTYVKRLENAAVNQNAEMRFLENKAAAVSVLDADNGMGQVAGYKAMKAAIDIARIYGIGLVAVKNSNHFGVASYFSMLASKDDMIGLVMTNASPAIAPFGTKTPLLGTNPLTVAVPAKKGKPIVLDMSMSTVARGKIRMAALQNKEMPLDWGLDKDGNPTSDPSEALLGSLVPIGGVKGSGLSLIIDLLTGALTGTSSLGEVKNITDMSGPSKTSHLFIAINIGAFMDIDEYKERVDDAISKIKSLPPKGDNEIFMAGEIEQNLMEKRLAEGIPVDIEVVAELNKLALDYDAARL, from the coding sequence ATGGAACAACCCATATTATATGATCTTAGTACACTTAATGATTTTTGCATAGAAGTACTGACAAAAGCGGGTGTGAAGCTGGAGGAAGCAGAGATAATAAGTGAGACTCTACTTTTTGCTGAGCTTAGAAATATCAAATCTCATGGGATAGTAAGACTACCTACCTATGTCAAAAGGCTAGAGAACGCAGCGGTGAATCAGAATGCTGAGATGAGATTTCTTGAGAATAAGGCTGCAGCTGTTTCAGTACTGGATGCCGACAATGGCATGGGGCAGGTGGCCGGCTATAAGGCCATGAAAGCAGCTATAGATATTGCGAGGATATATGGAATAGGCTTGGTTGCAGTTAAGAATAGCAATCACTTTGGAGTTGCCTCATATTTTTCAATGCTGGCATCTAAGGATGATATGATCGGACTTGTAATGACCAATGCTTCGCCAGCAATTGCACCCTTTGGTACAAAGACTCCGTTATTGGGAACCAATCCTCTTACAGTTGCAGTCCCAGCTAAAAAAGGGAAGCCAATCGTTCTGGATATGTCAATGTCTACAGTAGCCAGGGGCAAAATAAGAATGGCAGCACTTCAAAATAAGGAGATGCCTCTTGACTGGGGATTGGACAAGGATGGCAATCCTACATCTGACCCATCAGAAGCACTATTGGGCAGTCTTGTACCAATAGGAGGAGTAAAAGGATCGGGGCTCTCTTTGATAATAGATCTGCTGACAGGAGCATTAACAGGTACCTCTTCCCTTGGAGAGGTCAAGAATATCACAGATATGAGTGGGCCATCCAAGACAAGCCATCTTTTCATCGCGATAAATATTGGCGCTTTCATGGATATAGATGAGTATAAGGAAAGAGTGGATGATGCCATATCAAAGATAAAGTCTCTTCCTCCCAAAGGAGATAATGAAATATTCATGGCAGGGGAGATAGAGCAAAATCTTATGGAAAAAAGACTGGCTGAGGGGATACCGGTGGATATTGAGGTAGTAGCTGAGCTAAACAAGCTTGCTCTGGATTATGATGCAGCGAGGCTTTAG
- a CDS encoding putative signal transducing protein, with protein MDDKLELVALTEVENEFVLGIVTAILKDNGIPFIIKNKGSGGYMRIVTGSSPYGSSIMVEKSMLERARELITPLIEE; from the coding sequence ATGGACGATAAGCTGGAATTAGTAGCCTTGACTGAGGTTGAGAATGAATTTGTGCTTGGTATAGTAACAGCTATTCTGAAGGATAATGGAATTCCATTTATAATTAAGAACAAAGGCTCCGGGGGCTATATGAGAATAGTTACAGGTTCTTCCCCTTATGGTAGCAGCATTATGGTTGAAAAATCAATGCTTGAACGAGCCAGAGAATTAATAACCCCTTTAATTGAGGAATGA
- the iolN gene encoding 3-dehydro-scyllo-inosose hydrolase has product MKYEISKGSMDKADKVYFQNMTGKQVKERLKENDIIIIPIGSTEAHGDGQCFGEDTFLVTRMAETVAKVTGCTVSQPIWFGSHPWAHMGMPGTIVIPEETFTNYLRCIFAGFWNAGFRKMILLNGHGQEYVIPNAIHQFGKIWQVPAIIMFVNWPTVIPNYLKDKAHGGPFETPFAHADEVEASYSLALFPEMNSKADMVDSNPVSKWPKGWIDKGGDVYQSPIPGHAQIGAGGLEVKVYPEAVIGKPSLADAKKAEEGLEVLFDFMVALHDEIRRQYPVGKLPPIETASEKPRELIEEVIKGPLNGGRSIYAIHHPV; this is encoded by the coding sequence GTGAAATATGAAATATCCAAAGGTTCAATGGACAAGGCCGATAAGGTTTATTTCCAGAACATGACCGGTAAACAGGTCAAAGAAAGACTTAAGGAAAACGATATTATAATCATCCCGATAGGCAGTACTGAAGCTCACGGAGATGGTCAGTGCTTTGGTGAGGATACCTTTCTGGTAACAAGAATGGCTGAAACTGTCGCTAAAGTAACAGGATGCACAGTCTCCCAACCGATTTGGTTTGGATCCCATCCATGGGCACATATGGGTATGCCTGGAACTATTGTGATCCCTGAAGAAACCTTTACAAACTACCTAAGATGTATTTTTGCAGGCTTTTGGAATGCCGGCTTCAGAAAAATGATATTGCTGAACGGACATGGACAGGAATATGTAATTCCTAATGCAATACATCAATTCGGAAAAATATGGCAAGTGCCTGCTATTATTATGTTTGTAAACTGGCCGACTGTAATTCCAAACTATCTAAAGGATAAAGCCCATGGAGGTCCATTTGAAACCCCATTTGCACATGCAGACGAGGTTGAGGCGTCATACTCCTTAGCTCTTTTTCCGGAGATGAACAGTAAGGCAGATATGGTTGATTCCAATCCGGTAAGCAAATGGCCAAAAGGGTGGATCGACAAGGGTGGAGACGTTTATCAGTCACCTATCCCGGGACATGCACAAATAGGTGCAGGAGGCCTTGAGGTCAAGGTATATCCAGAGGCCGTCATTGGCAAGCCATCCTTAGCTGATGCCAAAAAGGCTGAAGAAGGTCTGGAGGTATTATTTGACTTTATGGTCGCTCTTCACGACGAGATAAGAAGACAGTATCCCGTCGGAAAGCTTCCTCCGATAGAAACAGCATCTGAAAAGCCACGTGAACTGATTGAGGAAGTCATAAAGGGACCTTTGAACGGCG
- a CDS encoding YdcF family protein, producing the protein MKRLKVSVGVFLILALIYFMTMHILISSEIENTPVDNADYAIVLGARLYGDMPSPSLVLRLDKAVEYLRANPHTMVIVSGGQGKGESITEAEAMRRYLEKKGVLSERIIIEDKSTNTKENLEFSIEKARKNGASEESSFLIISSKYHIYRSKLLAKRIGFAADVLPSEVPSSVKAASWIREYFALGKSMVFDW; encoded by the coding sequence ATGAAGAGGCTGAAGGTATCAGTCGGTGTATTTTTGATATTGGCACTCATTTATTTTATGACGATGCATATTTTGATATCAAGTGAAATAGAAAATACCCCGGTTGATAATGCAGATTATGCGATCGTTCTTGGAGCAAGGCTATACGGCGACATGCCTTCACCATCACTTGTTTTAAGATTGGATAAGGCGGTTGAATACCTTCGAGCTAACCCTCACACAATGGTGATCGTGTCCGGAGGGCAGGGGAAGGGTGAATCAATAACTGAGGCTGAGGCTATGAGAAGGTATCTTGAGAAAAAAGGTGTCTTATCTGAGAGGATTATTATTGAGGATAAATCAACCAATACAAAGGAAAATTTGGAGTTCAGCATTGAGAAAGCCAGAAAAAATGGAGCTTCAGAGGAGTCTTCATTCCTGATAATAAGCAGCAAATATCACATTTACAGATCAAAGCTTTTAGCCAAAAGGATTGGCTTCGCAGCAGATGTACTTCCTTCAGAGGTGCCCTCAAGTGTAAAAGCAGCATCCTGGATAAGAGAATACTTTGCGCTGGGAAAGTCAATGGTGTTTGATTGGTAG
- a CDS encoding EAL and GGDEF domain-containing protein produces the protein MSYRKHLDRINKTIDEGGSLSHHFDELRNSIVPWRESLRVILIYIIIGATWILFSDRLLSIFIADPQTYQSMQTIKGWVYVLLSGSVFYFMIRNRLQLFKAATDRIYQGYLELDESHDRLSKAETELRERIEQLEYYQKALKDSQLQYDLSVAGANDGIWTWDLITGVYKTSTLIKPEFGYTESEQADIDTMEKWRTFVHPEDLVFGVKVIDSYIENGEGIYENIFRVRAKDGAYRWILSRGKAVRNEDGKAESFAGSHTDITQQLQLQENLKLEQGLVESISREAPISIIVCDKNGLITKFNQYSESIFGYTQGELVGENAFDFLGDDVQKSELVDMLPGLMNGEPLANAELKVIAKDGSEKTMLFSNTYVWKDGYIESLVFIGVDITERKTMEEKLEILAYKDILTDLPNMTKFREELSYALKNNSNKQFAAIYIDIDDFKLVNDTMGHHAGDMLISLFADELLRFAKPEDRVYRSGGDEFVLTLGSFSDDGELRERLSELMDVIRRPWVYNDHKFLISSSIGVAVYPDHGDTLETLMQNADTALSYAKTGGKSRYLIYNDNMKDKTWSFIQLTSDLRMALERDEFYLVYQPQYNLVDGSLVGFEALIRWIHPQKGLIYPMDFIPFAEETGLIDKIEDWVLETTLRQSSGWRSGGFGDIKISINISANTLGKSSWTNKVDRHLSEWNDYSGVVFEITETAVIGDMEESIKALKTLHDMGIHIALDDFGTGYSSLTYLQMLPIDIIKLDKSFVWSLDLDDNKSFIVKTVIDLAHRLGIKVVAEGVETEKQLIFLKDSGCDLAQGYYFSKPLDASSVDALLKAGVKQ, from the coding sequence ATGTCTTATAGGAAACATTTGGATAGAATAAATAAGACAATTGATGAGGGCGGGAGCTTGTCTCATCATTTTGACGAGCTTAGGAATAGTATAGTACCCTGGCGTGAAAGTCTCAGAGTAATACTAATATATATAATTATCGGTGCTACCTGGATTTTGTTTTCAGACAGATTGCTTTCCATTTTCATTGCCGATCCACAGACGTACCAAAGCATGCAGACCATTAAGGGGTGGGTTTATGTCCTACTTTCAGGGTCTGTATTTTATTTTATGATCAGAAATAGGCTCCAGCTTTTCAAGGCTGCAACCGACAGGATATATCAGGGATATCTTGAGCTGGATGAGTCCCATGATCGGCTTAGCAAAGCGGAAACGGAGCTTAGGGAAAGAATCGAACAGCTTGAATATTATCAGAAAGCCTTAAAGGACAGTCAGCTGCAGTATGATCTTTCTGTTGCTGGAGCCAATGATGGTATTTGGACCTGGGATCTCATAACTGGTGTATATAAAACATCTACCCTAATAAAGCCTGAATTTGGATATACTGAATCGGAACAGGCAGATATTGATACAATGGAAAAATGGAGGACCTTTGTCCATCCTGAGGATCTGGTCTTCGGGGTTAAGGTTATTGACAGCTATATAGAAAACGGCGAGGGGATATATGAGAATATATTCAGAGTCCGGGCTAAGGATGGTGCTTACAGATGGATCCTGAGCAGAGGTAAGGCTGTAAGGAATGAGGATGGGAAAGCTGAAAGCTTTGCAGGCTCACATACGGATATCACCCAGCAGCTTCAGCTTCAGGAAAATCTGAAGCTTGAACAAGGCTTGGTAGAAAGCATATCAAGGGAGGCTCCGATTTCTATAATTGTTTGTGATAAAAACGGACTTATTACCAAGTTTAATCAATACTCGGAGAGCATATTCGGATACACTCAAGGGGAGCTCGTTGGGGAAAATGCATTTGACTTCCTTGGCGATGATGTTCAAAAGAGTGAATTGGTTGATATGCTGCCAGGACTTATGAATGGTGAACCTTTGGCGAATGCTGAGCTCAAGGTGATAGCAAAGGACGGTTCAGAAAAAACCATGTTGTTTAGCAACACCTATGTTTGGAAGGATGGCTATATAGAGAGCCTTGTCTTTATAGGTGTTGATATCACAGAGAGAAAAACGATGGAGGAAAAGCTTGAGATACTGGCATATAAAGATATACTGACAGATCTCCCCAATATGACTAAATTCAGAGAAGAACTGTCCTATGCCTTAAAAAACAATAGCAATAAGCAATTTGCCGCCATCTACATTGACATAGATGATTTTAAACTAGTAAACGATACGATGGGGCATCATGCCGGGGATATGCTTATCAGTTTATTTGCAGATGAATTACTGAGATTTGCCAAGCCTGAAGACAGAGTCTACAGATCTGGAGGAGATGAATTTGTTCTCACATTGGGAAGCTTCAGCGACGATGGAGAACTAAGGGAGAGACTTTCTGAACTGATGGACGTTATTAGAAGGCCTTGGGTCTACAACGATCATAAATTCTTGATTTCATCAAGTATAGGGGTTGCAGTTTACCCGGATCATGGAGATACTCTCGAAACTCTGATGCAAAATGCTGATACTGCTTTGTCATATGCCAAGACTGGAGGAAAGAGCAGATATTTGATATATAACGACAATATGAAGGATAAGACATGGTCATTTATTCAACTGACAAGTGATTTGAGAATGGCATTGGAAAGAGATGAATTTTACTTGGTATATCAACCCCAGTATAATTTGGTAGATGGAAGCCTGGTTGGATTTGAAGCGCTCATCAGGTGGATTCATCCTCAAAAGGGTCTGATCTATCCGATGGATTTCATCCCATTTGCGGAGGAGACTGGACTGATAGATAAAATTGAGGACTGGGTGCTTGAAACGACCTTAAGACAGAGCTCAGGGTGGAGGTCAGGTGGATTTGGAGATATCAAGATATCGATTAATATATCTGCGAATACTCTGGGTAAAAGCTCATGGACTAATAAGGTAGATCGACACCTGAGTGAGTGGAACGATTATAGTGGAGTGGTCTTTGAGATCACAGAAACCGCAGTTATAGGTGATATGGAAGAAAGCATTAAGGCACTGAAAACTCTTCATGATATGGGCATCCATATAGCTCTTGATGATTTCGGTACGGGATATTCCTCTCTTACGTATCTACAAATGCTTCCGATAGATATCATAAAGCTTGATAAGTCGTTTGTCTGGTCCTTAGACTTGGACGATAACAAGTCTTTTATCGTCAAGACAGTTATTGACCTGGCTCACAGGCTGGGTATTAAGGTCGTGGCTGAGGGAGTCGAGACAGAAAAGCAGCTTATTTTTCTGAAGGATTCAGGCTGTGACTTAGCACAGGGTTATTATTTCAGTAAACCTCTGGATGCTTCTTCAGTGGATGCTTTACTGAAAGCTGGAGTTAAACAATGA
- a CDS encoding LysR family transcriptional regulator: MLGKLEGYRIFNQVAVLGSFTKAANTLFMSQPAVSQSIAALESELGVRLFTRTRKGVVLTEEGKLLFQHVNPGINLIINGEKRVQDSKNLMEGHLKLGVGDTISRYFLLPHLESFNKSFPSIKMKIINRTTSELGELVKSGDIDLAVINLPLEDNSLEIEPIQKVKDIFVAGNRYSALKERKLSLSEVSSLPLIMLDSSSRSRQYVEDFFRSKGVDINPEIELGSHDLLLQFARIGLGVSCVVREYSEEFLKSEGLFQLELIENIPERSIGVCRLRSVEPSPAARKFIEIILSTSKM; encoded by the coding sequence ATGCTGGGAAAGCTTGAGGGATATAGAATATTCAATCAAGTGGCAGTGCTTGGAAGCTTTACAAAGGCTGCAAATACGCTTTTTATGAGTCAGCCGGCTGTTAGCCAGTCTATAGCTGCTCTTGAATCTGAGCTTGGAGTGCGACTGTTTACAAGGACAAGAAAGGGCGTTGTATTAACTGAGGAGGGCAAGCTGCTGTTTCAACATGTAAACCCTGGTATAAACCTGATAATAAATGGTGAAAAAAGAGTACAGGATAGCAAAAATCTTATGGAGGGGCATCTGAAGCTTGGGGTTGGAGATACAATTTCAAGATACTTCCTGCTTCCGCATTTAGAGAGCTTCAATAAGAGCTTTCCTTCCATAAAAATGAAAATAATAAACAGGACTACATCTGAGCTTGGTGAGCTGGTAAAGTCTGGCGATATAGACCTTGCAGTCATTAATCTTCCTCTGGAGGATAATTCATTGGAAATCGAGCCGATACAAAAGGTAAAGGACATATTTGTAGCAGGGAACAGATATTCAGCTCTTAAGGAAAGAAAGTTAAGTCTTTCAGAAGTTTCATCACTCCCATTGATAATGCTTGACTCCTCGTCCAGATCAAGGCAATACGTCGAGGATTTTTTCAGATCAAAGGGTGTAGACATTAATCCAGAAATAGAATTAGGATCCCACGATCTCTTGCTGCAATTTGCCAGAATCGGGTTGGGGGTGTCATGTGTGGTCAGGGAGTATTCGGAGGAGTTTCTTAAGTCTGAGGGGCTATTTCAACTTGAGCTCATTGAAAATATTCCTGAAAGAAGCATCGGTGTGTGCAGACTGCGAAGTGTAGAGCCTTCGCCTGCAGCAAGAAAATTCATTGAGATAATTCTATCGACATCTAAAATGTGA